TCCCAGAAGATGAAGTAGAAGCGTGTGTCGGGCTGGTCGCGTCGGTCGGTAGGCACTCGCTCGAGCGAGTCGAAGAAGATGGCTGTGCCGGGACCTTCGCTGAGCTCGGGATTTGAGCGCACGCCGAGGTATCCCCACCAGAGTTTGGAGCTATCCAGCCGAAGTTCTGCGATCACTGTTCTTCCTCGGCGGGACGGCTGGTGCGGAGGATACGACGGAGCAGGGCGGCAGGACGAACGGATTCAGGGATGTCCCAGAGGCTGCGAATGAAGTCGGGCAGGTTGTCGTGGGTGAGCTTCAGCGAAGTCGGCAGAACGTAGTAGTTCATGATGAGCTCGCCGAGAATGAGAGACGAAGCTGCCCCAAACAGACCGTAATGGCGCGCGAGCACGTAGGTGAAGATAACCGTCAGGCCGGTGGCGATGATGTAGTAGACGCTTAGCTTCTGATGCTGGTTGGTGGCAGCCAGCAGCGTGGAGCTGGTGGACCAGAGCGAGTAGCAGACGACAACGCCGAGCAAAATGGCGAGCAGGCCCTTGCTTGGTGGGACGTGGCCAGCGGTCCAATGGGTCAGGAACCAGGGACCAAAGCTCATCATGGCTGCGACCAGCGCAAGAGCGATGCCAAGCGCAAGCTGGCAGGAGCGGCGGTGCAGAAGCTTGACGAGGTCCCAGTTCTTGGCACCGAAGGCCAGGGAGAGTTCGGGCCAGAAGGTGGAGTTCACCATTTGCACCATTTGCAGTGCAACACGGGAGACCTGCCGAGCGGTGGAGAAGATCACAACATCCAGCGGGCCGAGAGCGTACTGCACGGCGAGCACGGTTCCCTGGAGGTTGAAGGCGTTACCTAGCGGGAAGCCCAGAAAGGCGATGGCCGGGCCGCTCATGCGCTTGATCTCGTTCCAGCTGGCATGTTGCCAGCCGAAGCGCAGCCAGGGGATGTCGTAGCGCACCTTGATCGCAAGAATGATGGTGCCGACGATGTTGGCGAGCGCGTAGACGAGCGCGGTAGTGCGTGCGCCTTTATGCATCATCACCGGAATGATCATGGCGGCGAAGGCCAGCAGCGAGATGATGCTCTTGTAGAACGAGCCTTCGGCGTAGCGGGCGATGCAGGTGTAGGCTGCGCCGAGGAGTTGCTCGAGCTGGCCGAGGAGCACAGCGATGCCGAGGTAGAAGATGATCCAGCGAGCGTCTGAGAGTTGGATCGCCGTGAGCTTCAGCATCTTGTCGATGGGAGCGAAGTAGACGACTGGACCGAGCAGGAGGCCAACGGTAGAGCAGGCAGCGGTGATCAGCCACCAGCAACTTTGAAAGACGCGCAGCGTTCCTTCGCGGTCGCCAGCGGACTCCCGCATGGTCATGTCATTGCCCGCTACGGAGCCAAAGCCGATGTTGCTGAACGCGAGGTACGAGGGGATCGCATTGACGATAACCCATTCGCCGTAAAGCGTGGTTCCCCAGAAGTGAAGGAAGATGGGAACCTGGGCAAAGGTGATGATGGAGCTGGAAAGGCGGCTTATCCAGTTGGAAAGGAAGCCGAGATACAGCCGTCGCTGCGTTTTTGTATCGATGGTTCTACCCTCGTGGCAAACGGCCGTGGCCTGCTGCGTTTTTCCCTGACGAAAATTCGGTTGGGTGGCAGCAGCCCCAGTATATCGGCCACCTGCTGTAGATGGCTTCAGATGATTGTGACGGGCTCAGGCCGTGCGACGGCTGCGTAGCGTGTAGAAGAGATAGCCCAGGGCGTTTACGCCAACTGTTGTCAGCACGATCTTTACGGTGAACGCCGAGGCGCTGCCTACGACGACGAACGGATAGGCGTTCAGCAGGGTAGCGAAGAGCGTGGCGAGGACACCTATGCCGCATAGCCAGGCGGCCCAGCGGGGCATGGCTTTGCGGATGGCCCGTGCGCCGCAGATGGGAATGAGGAACATGGCGAGGTAGGCGAGGTTGTAGAACTCGCTGGAAGCGTCGTTCAGTACACCGAAAGCTTCTGCGGCGTGGACGCCAGCGGATGCCAGTACCAGCAGGGCTGCCACCACGAGGCTGGTGAGCAGGATGGAGTTGGCCGGGATCTTACGGCTGTTGAGCCGCGCGAACCATTCGGGGATCATGTGGTCCCAGCCTGCGGTCATGGGCAGGCGCGTAGCGCCGGTGAAAAGGTAGCTTGCTGCGCCGATGATGCGGATCTGCAGCAGGAGCATGATGATCTTCGCGACCCAGGCCATGGGGCCGTGCTCGCCGAAAGCCTGCGCGAGTGTCTGCGGGATGGGCGCAACGTAGTTGATGGCGTCGCCCGAGTGCAGGCCGTGGAAGGTCATCACCGAGGCCGTTCCCAGCGTGAACATGAGGAAGACGATGGGGGTGGCGATGATGACGGAGCGGCTGATGGCGCTTTCGGCGGCGTGGGTTTCGCCGGCCATGATGGCGATGTACTCCAGCCCGGCGGCGGCGAAGAGGACCTGGCCGATCAGCGAGAGCGAGGTGAGATCATGAGCCGGGAGATGCAGCGGCGCGGGGTTCCAGTGGATGTGCGCACCGTGGGCCAGCGCCCAGAGCGGAGCGACGATGAGCAGGGCGAAGGCGGCGATCATGGCCGCGCCGGAGATGTTGTGCAGCCACTTGCCCCAGCCGAGCCCGCGTAGCGCGACCCACATCAGCACCAGCACGATGACGGCGAGGATGCTGTAGACGACCTTATGGTTTTCGGGCAGTGAGGCGGCGCGCGGGCCGATCATGAACGCCATTTCGCTGGGGATCTGGAAGAGGATGGCGGCGATGGAGCTGATCGCGTAGGCCCAGACGTTGAAGGCAACCATGAAGCCGACGGCGTCGCCGAAGGCCTTGCGGGCCCAGACGTAGAGGCCGCCTTCGAGGGGCATGGCGCGGTTCAGGTAGAAGACGGCAACAGCCATGGGGGCGTAGAAGCAGACGAACGCCGCAACCCACACAAGGAACTCACCGCGACCCAGCCCGGCGGCGATGCCGACCCAGGAACTGCCGACGACGGTAAGCACCTGCGCGAGAACGAGATCGCGCATACGCAGTTGGCGATGCAGGCCATGTTGGCTGAGTTCGGGGGAAGGGGTTTCCTCGGAGACCATTGCGGCTATCCTCGCACAGCCGTCGCTCCGGGTACTATGGCAGCATTATGGCCGATGCAAATGCGCTTGCCGCCGCTTTTACCGAGTACGCGATCTGGAGTCTGAACCGCAGCGAAGTGCAGATTGGGCACTGCCTGGGACGTCTGAGCGAAGAGCAGATGCAGCAGCGTGGTGGCGACCACGAGAACTCGATTGTGAACCTGCTGCTTCATCTCGACGGAAACATCCGGCAGTGGGTTCTGCACGGTGTTGCCGGGCAAGAGGACGTGCGGCAGCGTGAGCAGGAGTTTGATCTTTCCCCGAAGCTCTCGGGCAGGGAAGCGTTCTCTCAGCTGCAGGGCACGCTGGCGGCTTGCCGGGAGGCGTTTGCGGCGGTTTCCGCGGACCGTCTGCTGGAGATCATCGATCCGCAGCCGTCAGGAAGCTATCGTTTCCCGACCGTGATGGCAGCGTCGGCGCGGGCGTTTGGGCATCTCGAATATCACACCGGGCAGATTATTTTGCTGACCAAGCAGATCGCGGCGACGGACCTCGATCTGACAATTCCGAGGAAACGTTGAGCCTCCTGCCGAAGCTGAGGCGGTATAATGACACAAAGGCGCGGTGGTTTTGCCCGCGTACTTTTGCCTTCCGGAGCACATCCCGCTCGTGATCACCAGAACCCAGCCGAAGTCAGCCGTCATTCTTGGAGCCCAGTGGGGCGATGAAGGCAAAGGCAAGATTGTCGACGTTCTCAGCGAAAAGTTCGACATCGTTGCACGTTACGCCGGTGGCCACAATGCTGGTCATACCGTCATCATCGAAGGTAAGAAGATCGTTCTGCAGCTTATTCCGTGTGGCGTACTGCGCCCCGGCTGCGTGGGCGTGATCGGCAACGGCGTCGTCCTCGACCCAGCCGCTTTCCTTGCCGAAATCAAAAAGTTGAAGGACGCTGGTCTGCCTGCGCATGACCCTGCTGCCAAGCAGCTCTTCATCTCCAACCGTGCGCAGGTCATCCTGCCGTACCATCGCATGATCGAGCTGGCAGCAGAGACCGCTCCCGGTCGTCAGACGATTGGAACGACGCGTCGCGGTATTGGACCGGCGTATGAAGACAAGATTCATCGCAACGGCCTGCGTGTGGCCGACCTGCTGAACACCTCGCTGCTGCGTACGCACATCAACAACGCCTGCCACGAGAAGAACACCATTGCGCATGCTCTCTTCGGCACCGAGCCGCTCGATCCGAAGCAAATGTACGAAGACTACGTTCGCTTTGCCGAGCAGCTGGCACCGTATGTGACCGATACGGCCGAGATGCTGAACAAGGCGCTCGACAACGGCAAGAGCGTGATGTTCGAAGGCGCGCAGGGTGCGTTGCTCGACATCGACCACGGAACGTATCCGTTTGTCACCAGCTCGAACTGCACCTCGGGTGGCGCTGTGACCGGTACGGGCGTTGGTCCGACCAAGATCGGTACGGTCATCGGTGTGACGAAGGCGTATGTGACGCGTGTGGGTGAAGGCCCGTTCCCGACAGAAGACTTTGGCCAGGATGGCGAACTGCTGGCTCGTCGCGGCAATGAGTTTGGTGCTGTGACCGGACGCCCGCGTCGCTGCGGCTGGCTGGATCTGCCGCTGCTTCGCTACTCGAACATGATCAACTCCACCGAGTGGCTGGTGGTGACGAAGATGGACGTGATGGACGAGCTGGAAGAGATCAAGGTCTGCACGGCATACAAGGTCGACGGCAAGCTGACGGATACGATCCCGGCTGACATCCGCGGCTTCAAGACGATTGAGCCGATTTATACGACGGTGAAGGGCTGGAACTGCTCGACCGAAGGCATCACCGAGTACGACAAGCTGCCGAAGCTGGCGCAGGAGTACCTGGAGTTTGTGGCTCAGGAGTCGGGAGCGAAGATTGGTATGATCTCGACCGGCCCGGATCGTGTCCAGACGATGACACTGCCCGATTTTGCTGCTGTTCTCGGTTAGACTTCGTTTTTTCGTTTCTCGCAACGCGGCGGAGGAATAAGCTTTCCTTCGCCGCGTTCTTTCTTTTCAAAGGGCTTATTCATGATCTCCTTCGCTGTTCGTATGACCTTCCGCTCGGAAGACCACCAGGATATTCAGCACGATCTCGTCGAGCTGACGCGGCTTTCGCGTCAGGAGCCGGGCTGCGTCAGCTACATTCCGCACTGGGTCGAAGGGCATCCGGACACGGTTCTTATCTATGAGCAGTATCGGGATGAGGGGGCGGTGGAGCACCATCGCGGCACCGAGCACTTCAAACAGCATGCGATTGGCGGGCTTTACCAGAAGATGCTCGAGCGGCATGTCGAGAATCTGCACGCGATTGCGTAGTCTTTCCCCAGGGCTACTGCGTCTTTTGACGTATGCCACGCTTCCGGTCTAACATCCGCGATAAGTCAATGCGCTTGCTCAGCACATCCCGTCGACTCATCGTTTTCGCGCTGGTCGCGTTCGTTTTTGCGAGCGCGGCTTTTGCCTTTGCACCCAAGGTCAAGAAGGCGGCCAAGCGTGATCTGCGCGCCGAAGTGCTCGCCATTGACGACCAGTGGCGGAAGGCGACCTCAAGCAACGACACCGTGGTGATGGACAAGCTGATGTCGGACGACTATCTGGGGATCAGCGGCAACGGGCAGGTAATGACCAAGTTGCAGCAGATTGACCGGATGCGCGACCGCACCATGATGGTCACGAGCCTTTCCACGGACGATGTGAAGGTGAAGCTAATCGGGCAGAGAGTGGCGATTGTGACCTCCTCTGCCGATCTGGACGGCAGCATCGACGGGCACAAGGTTCATGGCCGCTTCCAGTCCACGCGCGTCTACCAGCGTCGCCCGACGGGGTGGAAGATTACAAACTTTGAAGCGACGCCGATGCGCCCGTACCCGCACGGCTCCCCTCACGACGAGTAGCCGTTTCGCATTATGCTGAAGGGCATGGCTCTGAAGCGTTTCCTGGCTGTTGCCGCCTTCGTGTTTGTTGCCGCAGCTCCGTTGCGATCTCTTGCACAGTCCCCAGCGAAGCCGCAGCTCGTGGTCTTCGATACCGATATCGGCGATGACATCGATGATGCCTTTGCGCTAGGTCTGTTGCTGAACAGCCCTTCGGTTCATTTGCTGGGTGTGACAGCTGATTGGGGTGATACGGCGTTGCGGGCCCGTTTGCTCGATCGCTTCCTGGCCGAGACGGGGCATACGGAGATTCCGGTGTTTGCCGGGCCGGAGAAGACGCACCCGCAGATGGCGAGCTTTACGCAGAAGCGTTGGGCCGAACGTTCTCCGGCAAAGACGCATGGCGATGCGGTGGCTTTTCTGCTTGAGATGGCGACGCAGCATCCCGGCGAGGTGACGGTTGTGGCTGTCGGTCCGATGACAAACCTGGGTGCAGCGTTTGAGCGCGACCCGGCCGCCTTTCGCAAGCTTCGTCGCATAGTGATGATGGGTGGTTCGGTGCGCCGGGGATACGGCGAGCCGCCGTTCCTGCTGCCGCGCAACCAACCTTCGGCTGAGTACAACATCAAGATGGATATTGCCGGGGCGAAGAAGGTTTTTGACAGCGGTGTTCCTCTGTTTGTGCTGCCGCTGGATGGCACGCAGATTCCGGTGGACGAGACGAAGCGGTCGTTGATCTTTAGTGCCAGCACACCGCTGACGGACGTTCTTGCACTGCTGACCGCGCAGTGGATGGCGAACCAGCACTGGCCGGTTCCGACGGCGTTCGATGCGGTGGCGGCCCTGTATGCGATTGATCCGGCAACCTGCCCGATGACGCTGATACATCTTGAGGTGGACGCCGAGGGGTATACGCGCGAGCGGCCTGGAACTCCCAATGCGGAGGTCTGCCTGCACAACGACTCAGACCGCTTCTTTCAGCGCGCGATCCCGATCTGGCTTCGGGGTTCAGAGAATGCACCTGAACGGTAGGCGCACAGAGGGCACAGAGCGCAAAAACTCGATCCGAGGATCGAGTTTGCTCTTTGCAGGAAGTGCTGTGACGTTATGCCAGCTACGCCACTTGCCGGGTGATCTCTTCGAGGACAGCTCGCGCTGTCGTTTCTGCTGCCGTCGTGGAGGCTACGGTTGCCTTCGCGGGAGCAGCCTTTACCGGAGCAGAGAGGCCAAGAATATTGAGCCCCAGAGCGCGGCGGAATAAGGAGCGCGTCGAACCAGTCAGGCGAGCATCTTCCGGTTCGGATCCCAAACCTGCGAGATGAGCCTGAATCGCGAGCGGCGCGTAGTCGGCAGCACCGTCCTGCGGCTGCCGCATCTGTAGTTCAGTCACGAAGGCCATCCCGCCATGGCTGTTCCGGCGGGAGGAGCTACGGTTACCATCAATCGGCAAAATGCTTGGAGTTGGCATGGCAAAGTTCCTCGAGTCGCGGAAAGCGATCATTAGTAACTATGACGCCGGTACTTTGGTGGGAGTTGTCTTTCAGGTACTTGTTCACAAAAATTTAGCAGAACGAAAATAAGCAGTAACGACAAGGGTTTGCGCGATTTGGCTTGGTAACCAAGCAGGCAAACCTTTGCCTGCTCCGCTTGGTACGGCGCACTGGTTTTGGGGTAACTTCTGCTGCCCGAACGACTAAGCGGCAGAAGTGGGCGCTTCTGTGGGATCTTCGGCGAGTGCTTTGCGGAGGCGGTGCCAGCTGTCGTCGAGCATCTCGGGAAGAACGCGTGTCTCGCCAACGACTGTCATGAAGTTCGTGTCTCCGCTCCAGCGCGGGACGGCGTGCAGGTGGACGTGGTGGGCGACTCCGGCACCGGCAGCTTCGCCCAGGTTCAGCCCCATATTGATGCCGTCGGGCTTGTAGACCACGCGGAGGACGCGTTCGGCCCGGCGAGCCAGCCGCATCATCTCGTCGGTGGTGGCCGCAGGCAGCGCTGCGAGCGAGGCTTCGTGCTGATAGGGAACCACCATCAGATGGCCGCCGTTGTAGGGAAAGGCGTTCAGGACGAGGTAGCAAAACTCGCCGCGATCGAGGATCCAGGTCGACTTTTCGGCGGCTTCGCGAGCCATGCCATGTTCGACGGCCCACTCGACCGAGGCCAGCATGTTGCAGAAGACGCAGTGATGGTCGCCGGGCCAGGCTTCCAGGGCCTCCGGCACGCCTCGTTTGGTGCTACGTTTTTCTCCACCTGTTACGTACGCGTAGCGCCACGGCGTCCAAAGCCTATCCATCGAGCCTCCATCCAGCCGAGTATACCGGCGAGGGTGGAGAGGACGGCTTCTCAAGGGACGATTGGACAAGCGCTTTGTTCGTTCTGCGACTAAATGGCGTGTGGTGCATCTGAAGGGGAAGGCCGTGCTTTGTTGAAAGCCCGTTGCAGCGGCCAAAATCAAAGGTTTTCGATGACCCTGCAATTGACCGCTTGTTCTGGCGGCTGCTACACTTGATCTTGTAGCCCATGCGTGCGGGATCCAAGACGCACTGGGTTGAGCAACACCTTCACTCCCGCCTGACATCTCGACCTGTAGTTTCGGCCACCTTGGCCGCGTGTCCTCACGCCACCAACGTTCCGGCTCTGCAAGTCGCTGCTCGATGTACGGACGCCAGTGAACAAAGGATCCCGGAGAACACACATCAGCATGCCTGACAACATCACTTCAACCGAGAGCACAGCCCTGAACACCACACTTGAACCCACCTCCAACGAAGCGGTAGCCGAAACCCCGGCAACCGAAACCACCGCCACCAACCTCATCGAAGAGCAGACCACTCCGGTTGCTGCTGCTGTCGCTATCAACGAAGAGCCCGAGTACGACGCGGACGATTTCGCGAAGGCACTTGAGAGCTTTGATCGCGAGCAGGCTGCCGAAAAGGACGCTGCCCAGTCGATGACTGCTGAAGAGTCCATCGTCGTCGGCACCGTTGTGAAGATCACCGACAAGCACGTCGTGGTCGACATCGGTCTGAAGAGCGAAGGTCTTATCCCGCTGGACCAGGTCGTCGATCACACCGGCGCGCCCAAGTTCAACGTGGGTGACAGCGTGGAAGTGGTTGTGGAGCGTGAAGAGGCCGAAGGCGGCTATCTCGTTTCGCACGAGAAGGCCCTGCGTCACAAGGTCTGGGACACTCTCGAAGAAGCCTGCAACTCGAAGACCCCGGTGAAGGGCATGGTCCTTTCGCGTGTCAAGGGTGGTCTGACCGTTGATATCGGCATCAAGGCATTCCTGCCTGGCTCGCAGGTCGAAGTGCGCCCCGTGCGCAACCTCGACGGCTACATCGGCCAGGAACTGGAAATCCGCGTCATCAAGCTGAACAAGAAGCGCGGCAATGTCGTGGTTTCCCGCAAGGAAATCCTCGAGGAAGAGCAGAACGCCAAGAAGGACGTTACGCTTCAGAACCTCGAAGAAGGCGCAGTCTTCACCGGTGTTGTGAAGAACCTGACCGATTACGGCGCATTCGTTGATATGGGCGGCCTCGATGGTCTGCTGCACATCACCGATATGAGCTGGGGCCGTCTCACCCACCCGCGTGACCTCGTCAACGTGGGCGATGAGATCCAGGTCAAGGTTCTCAAGTTCGACAAGGAAAAGTCGCGCGTTTCGCTCGGCTTCAAGCAGCTCACGCCTGATCCGTGGCTCGACGCCGTTGAGCGTTACCCGGTGGGCGCACAGGTTCGTGGCCGCGTACTCTCGGTCACCGACTACGGTGCGTTCGTCGAACTCGAGCAGGGTATCGAAGGCCTGGTCCACGTCAGCGAGATGACCTGGTCCAAGCGCATGAAGCACCCGTCGAAGATGGTCAAGCCCGGCGATGAAGTCGACACGATCATCCTCTCGGTGAACCCGAACGACCGCCGCATTTCGCTTGGCATGAAGCAGCTCCAAGACAACCCCTGGGAAGAGCTTGAAGGCAAGTATCCGGTGGGCATGGAAGTGGAAGGTCGCGTTCGCAACCTGACCGACTTCGGTGCATTCATCGAAATCGAAGACGGCATCGACGGCCTGGTTCACGTTTCGAACCTGTCGTGGACCAAGCGCATCAAGCATCCTTCGGAAGTGCTGAAGAAGGGTGAGAAGGTCAAGGCTGTTGTTCTCGGCGTCGAGCCGGAAAACCGTCGCCTCTCGCTCGGCATCAAGCAGCTTCAGCCGGACGTCTGGGACACCTTCTTCGCTCAGCACCGCGTCGGTGACGTGGTCAAGGGCAAGGTTCTTCGCACCGCTCAGTTCGGCGCGTTCATTGAGCTGGCTGAAGGCGTTGAAGGCCTCTGCCACGTATCGGAAGCAGTGGATGAGAGCGGTCGTCAGCTCGAACTCAACGCTGGTGACGAGCACGAGTTCAAGATCGTCAAGATGAGCCAGGAAGAGAAGAAGGTTGGCCTGAGCATCAAGGCGGTTG
This genomic interval from Acidobacteriaceae bacterium contains the following:
- a CDS encoding polysaccharide biosynthesis C-terminal domain-containing protein, giving the protein MRESAGDREGTLRVFQSCWWLITAACSTVGLLLGPVVYFAPIDKMLKLTAIQLSDARWIIFYLGIAVLLGQLEQLLGAAYTCIARYAEGSFYKSIISLLAFAAMIIPVMMHKGARTTALVYALANIVGTIILAIKVRYDIPWLRFGWQHASWNEIKRMSGPAIAFLGFPLGNAFNLQGTVLAVQYALGPLDVVIFSTARQVSRVALQMVQMVNSTFWPELSLAFGAKNWDLVKLLHRRSCQLALGIALALVAAMMSFGPWFLTHWTAGHVPPSKGLLAILLGVVVCYSLWSTSSTLLAATNQHQKLSVYYIIATGLTVIFTYVLARHYGLFGAASSLILGELIMNYYVLPTSLKLTHDNLPDFIRSLWDIPESVRPAALLRRILRTSRPAEEEQ
- a CDS encoding APC family permease encodes the protein MVSEETPSPELSQHGLHRQLRMRDLVLAQVLTVVGSSWVGIAAGLGRGEFLVWVAAFVCFYAPMAVAVFYLNRAMPLEGGLYVWARKAFGDAVGFMVAFNVWAYAISSIAAILFQIPSEMAFMIGPRAASLPENHKVVYSILAVIVLVLMWVALRGLGWGKWLHNISGAAMIAAFALLIVAPLWALAHGAHIHWNPAPLHLPAHDLTSLSLIGQVLFAAAGLEYIAIMAGETHAAESAISRSVIIATPIVFLMFTLGTASVMTFHGLHSGDAINYVAPIPQTLAQAFGEHGPMAWVAKIIMLLLQIRIIGAASYLFTGATRLPMTAGWDHMIPEWFARLNSRKIPANSILLTSLVVAALLVLASAGVHAAEAFGVLNDASSEFYNLAYLAMFLIPICGARAIRKAMPRWAAWLCGIGVLATLFATLLNAYPFVVVGSASAFTVKIVLTTVGVNALGYLFYTLRSRRTA
- a CDS encoding DUF1572 family protein is translated as MADANALAAAFTEYAIWSLNRSEVQIGHCLGRLSEEQMQQRGGDHENSIVNLLLHLDGNIRQWVLHGVAGQEDVRQREQEFDLSPKLSGREAFSQLQGTLAACREAFAAVSADRLLEIIDPQPSGSYRFPTVMAASARAFGHLEYHTGQIILLTKQIAATDLDLTIPRKR
- a CDS encoding adenylosuccinate synthase, translating into MITRTQPKSAVILGAQWGDEGKGKIVDVLSEKFDIVARYAGGHNAGHTVIIEGKKIVLQLIPCGVLRPGCVGVIGNGVVLDPAAFLAEIKKLKDAGLPAHDPAAKQLFISNRAQVILPYHRMIELAAETAPGRQTIGTTRRGIGPAYEDKIHRNGLRVADLLNTSLLRTHINNACHEKNTIAHALFGTEPLDPKQMYEDYVRFAEQLAPYVTDTAEMLNKALDNGKSVMFEGAQGALLDIDHGTYPFVTSSNCTSGGAVTGTGVGPTKIGTVIGVTKAYVTRVGEGPFPTEDFGQDGELLARRGNEFGAVTGRPRRCGWLDLPLLRYSNMINSTEWLVVTKMDVMDELEEIKVCTAYKVDGKLTDTIPADIRGFKTIEPIYTTVKGWNCSTEGITEYDKLPKLAQEYLEFVAQESGAKIGMISTGPDRVQTMTLPDFAAVLG
- a CDS encoding antibiotic biosynthesis monooxygenase; translated protein: MISFAVRMTFRSEDHQDIQHDLVELTRLSRQEPGCVSYIPHWVEGHPDTVLIYEQYRDEGAVEHHRGTEHFKQHAIGGLYQKMLERHVENLHAIA
- a CDS encoding nuclear transport factor 2 family protein, with translation MLSTSRRLIVFALVAFVFASAAFAFAPKVKKAAKRDLRAEVLAIDDQWRKATSSNDTVVMDKLMSDDYLGISGNGQVMTKLQQIDRMRDRTMMVTSLSTDDVKVKLIGQRVAIVTSSADLDGSIDGHKVHGRFQSTRVYQRRPTGWKITNFEATPMRPYPHGSPHDE
- a CDS encoding nucleoside hydrolase; this encodes MALKRFLAVAAFVFVAAAPLRSLAQSPAKPQLVVFDTDIGDDIDDAFALGLLLNSPSVHLLGVTADWGDTALRARLLDRFLAETGHTEIPVFAGPEKTHPQMASFTQKRWAERSPAKTHGDAVAFLLEMATQHPGEVTVVAVGPMTNLGAAFERDPAAFRKLRRIVMMGGSVRRGYGEPPFLLPRNQPSAEYNIKMDIAGAKKVFDSGVPLFVLPLDGTQIPVDETKRSLIFSASTPLTDVLALLTAQWMANQHWPVPTAFDAVAALYAIDPATCPMTLIHLEVDAEGYTRERPGTPNAEVCLHNDSDRFFQRAIPIWLRGSENAPER
- a CDS encoding HIT domain-containing protein, giving the protein MDRLWTPWRYAYVTGGEKRSTKRGVPEALEAWPGDHHCVFCNMLASVEWAVEHGMAREAAEKSTWILDRGEFCYLVLNAFPYNGGHLMVVPYQHEASLAALPAATTDEMMRLARRAERVLRVVYKPDGINMGLNLGEAAGAGVAHHVHLHAVPRWSGDTNFMTVVGETRVLPEMLDDSWHRLRKALAEDPTEAPTSAA
- a CDS encoding 30S ribosomal protein S1, translated to MPDNITSTESTALNTTLEPTSNEAVAETPATETTATNLIEEQTTPVAAAVAINEEPEYDADDFAKALESFDREQAAEKDAAQSMTAEESIVVGTVVKITDKHVVVDIGLKSEGLIPLDQVVDHTGAPKFNVGDSVEVVVEREEAEGGYLVSHEKALRHKVWDTLEEACNSKTPVKGMVLSRVKGGLTVDIGIKAFLPGSQVEVRPVRNLDGYIGQELEIRVIKLNKKRGNVVVSRKEILEEEQNAKKDVTLQNLEEGAVFTGVVKNLTDYGAFVDMGGLDGLLHITDMSWGRLTHPRDLVNVGDEIQVKVLKFDKEKSRVSLGFKQLTPDPWLDAVERYPVGAQVRGRVLSVTDYGAFVELEQGIEGLVHVSEMTWSKRMKHPSKMVKPGDEVDTIILSVNPNDRRISLGMKQLQDNPWEELEGKYPVGMEVEGRVRNLTDFGAFIEIEDGIDGLVHVSNLSWTKRIKHPSEVLKKGEKVKAVVLGVEPENRRLSLGIKQLQPDVWDTFFAQHRVGDVVKGKVLRTAQFGAFIELAEGVEGLCHVSEAVDESGRQLELNAGDEHEFKIVKMSQEEKKVGLSIKAVGEEASRAEVESYKESARGGSSKSQNSSSNSGSTTLGDLLKWKQSEND